Proteins encoded by one window of Fusobacterium mortiferum ATCC 9817:
- a CDS encoding XkdQ/YqbQ family protein, with product MITTYCIKNTSSQIVDISNIVKAEMKLKKSISEFAWTLDFNITKNPQFYNVEIGDIIVIKLDGKEIFSGIIINGDITNLSFKAVDYAWYFSKNEEIYQFEDIEASIVVRKLIETFGANTGNIEATNTMVDNFYFGKTLGEIIKEIIKNIKDLENQEFRFFYKETKFHFERSKKNKYKRGIYTPLSSLSSILNGYECNALNYIKEPKRTLDIEGMRNSIRVYKTSGKEYIQVSTAKDKGNIEKYGLMQKLVSYKDNDLNGGTITATNLLNQENKVNEKISFEIPLLSEFIRDGEILKLSYDKYGINGVFEITSITYNFSMHKTIFTASLELEKVE from the coding sequence ATGATAACTACATATTGTATAAAGAATACTTCAAGCCAAATAGTAGATATTTCAAATATAGTCAAAGCTGAAATGAAATTAAAAAAATCTATAAGTGAGTTCGCTTGGACCTTAGACTTTAATATAACTAAAAACCCTCAATTCTACAATGTAGAGATAGGAGATATTATAGTTATAAAACTTGATGGTAAAGAGATATTTTCAGGAATAATTATTAATGGAGATATCACTAATTTATCTTTTAAAGCTGTTGATTATGCTTGGTATTTTTCAAAGAATGAAGAAATTTATCAATTTGAAGATATAGAAGCTTCTATTGTTGTAAGAAAGCTTATAGAAACTTTTGGAGCTAATACTGGAAATATAGAAGCTACCAATACTATGGTTGATAATTTCTATTTTGGAAAAACTTTAGGAGAAATTATCAAAGAGATTATAAAAAATATTAAGGACTTAGAAAATCAAGAGTTTAGATTTTTTTATAAAGAAACTAAATTTCACTTTGAAAGAAGTAAAAAGAACAAATATAAAAGAGGAATATATACCCCTCTCAGCTCATTATCTTCCATTCTGAACGGTTATGAATGTAATGCCTTGAATTACATCAAAGAACCTAAAAGAACACTGGATATAGAGGGAATGAGAAATTCAATTAGAGTATATAAGACATCAGGAAAAGAATATATTCAAGTTAGCACAGCAAAAGACAAAGGGAATATTGAAAAATATGGACTTATGCAAAAATTAGTATCTTATAAAGATAATGATTTGAATGGTGGAACTATTACAGCTACTAATCTACTAAACCAAGAAAATAAAGTTAATGAAAAAATCTCTTTTGAAATTCCTCTATTGAGTGAATTTATAAGAGATGGAGAAATTTTAAAATTATCTTATGATAAGTATGGAATAAATGGAGTATTTGAAATCACAAGTATTACTTATAACTTTAGTATGCATAAAACAATTTTTACAGCTTCATTAGAGCTAGAAAAGGTGGAATAA